One Pelagicoccus enzymogenes DNA window includes the following coding sequences:
- a CDS encoding succinate dehydrogenase/fumarate reductase iron-sulfur subunit, protein MNVKLRVWRQKNSETEGRFETYEAKNLNPNMSFLEMMDVVNEDLTDAGDEPIAFAHDCREGICGTCSCMIDGKPHGPESGVATCQTYMRTFKDGDTITVEPFRAKAFPIVKDLVTDRAAFDKIQQAGGFITVRTGAAPDANSIPIGKEIADLAMDAAACIGCGACVAACKNASAMLFVSAKAGQLNLLPQGQPEKDTRVLKMVAAMDEAGFGNCTNQYECSAACPKLISEEFISKLNRDFVGATLRSAVKAKPL, encoded by the coding sequence ATGAACGTTAAACTACGCGTCTGGCGTCAGAAAAATAGCGAGACTGAAGGTCGCTTCGAAACTTACGAAGCCAAGAACCTCAACCCCAACATGTCCTTCTTGGAGATGATGGACGTGGTGAACGAGGACCTCACCGATGCGGGCGACGAGCCGATCGCATTCGCCCACGACTGCCGCGAAGGCATTTGCGGTACCTGTTCGTGCATGATCGACGGCAAGCCGCATGGCCCCGAAAGTGGGGTGGCGACCTGCCAAACCTACATGCGTACCTTCAAGGATGGGGATACCATAACGGTCGAGCCTTTCCGAGCGAAGGCGTTTCCCATCGTCAAGGACTTGGTCACCGACAGAGCGGCCTTCGACAAGATCCAGCAAGCGGGAGGATTCATCACCGTTCGTACCGGCGCGGCTCCTGATGCGAATTCCATTCCAATCGGCAAGGAAATCGCGGATCTCGCCATGGACGCGGCGGCCTGTATTGGCTGTGGCGCGTGCGTTGCCGCATGTAAGAATGCCTCCGCTATGCTCTTTGTATCCGCAAAAGCAGGACAGCTCAATCTCCTTCCGCAAGGTCAGCCTGAGAAGGACACCCGTGTCCTTAAGATGGTTGCAGCGATGGACGAGGCAGGTTTCGGAAACTGCACCAATCAGTACGAATGTTCCGCGGCTTGCCCGAAGCTTATTTCGGAGGAATTCATCTCCAAGCTGAATCGCGACTTCGTGGGGGCGACTCTGAGAAGCGCTGTCAAGGCGAAGCCACTCTGA
- a CDS encoding fumarate reductase/succinate dehydrogenase flavoprotein subunit, which translates to MKLDSKIPSGPLEGKWEKHIMEGKLVNPANKRKYDIIIVGSGLAGSSAAATLGELGYKVKCFTFHDSPRRAHSIAAQGGINAAKNYQNDGDSVYRLFYDTIKGGDFRSREANVYRLAQVSANIIDQCAAQGVPFAREYGGLLANRSFGGAQVSRTFYARGQTGQQLLLGAYSALSRQVGLGTVELCANEEMLELVVVDGHAKGIITRNLNTGEISRHSAHAVVLGTGGYGNVFNLSTYARQSNVTAAWRAHRKGAAFANPCYTQIHPTCIPVSGDYQSKLTLMSESLRNDGRIWAPKKKGDKRPPSQIPEDERDYYLERKYPSFGNLAPRDISSRAAKEACDDGRGVGETGLGVYLDFSDAIKRLGADTIKERYGNLFDIYKEITDESAYEVPMRIYPAVHYTMGGLWVDYNLMSNLEGLFVMGEANFSDHGANRLGASALMQGLADGYFVLPYTIPHYLANLTASSAPSTDDQEFVKAEEAVKERTEKLLANNGKQSVKSFHKRLGNIMWDHCGMARTKEKLEEAIKLIPELRKEFWADVRVPGEGKELNQSLESAGRVGDFLELGELMCRDALTREESCGGHFREEHQYEDGEAKRDDENFAHVAAWEYKGEDQEPVRHTEQLVYESVKFATRSYK; encoded by the coding sequence ATGAAATTAGACTCAAAGATACCATCCGGCCCGCTCGAAGGAAAGTGGGAGAAACACATAATGGAGGGCAAGCTCGTCAACCCTGCCAACAAGCGGAAGTACGACATTATCATCGTCGGCTCCGGTTTGGCAGGTTCCTCGGCTGCAGCGACGCTCGGCGAACTTGGCTACAAGGTGAAGTGCTTCACTTTCCACGACAGCCCGCGCCGCGCTCACTCCATCGCCGCCCAAGGTGGCATCAACGCTGCCAAGAACTATCAGAACGATGGCGACAGCGTGTATCGACTTTTCTATGACACGATCAAGGGGGGAGACTTCCGTTCCCGCGAGGCCAACGTGTACCGTCTGGCCCAAGTCAGCGCCAACATCATTGACCAGTGCGCTGCTCAGGGCGTGCCTTTCGCTCGCGAGTACGGCGGTTTGCTCGCCAACCGCTCCTTTGGTGGAGCTCAGGTGTCTCGTACCTTCTACGCTCGCGGCCAAACCGGCCAGCAGCTCTTGCTCGGCGCCTACTCGGCCCTGAGCCGCCAAGTTGGACTCGGTACGGTCGAGTTGTGCGCCAACGAGGAAATGTTGGAGCTAGTAGTTGTCGATGGACACGCTAAGGGCATCATCACCCGTAATTTGAACACCGGTGAGATCTCCCGCCACTCCGCTCATGCGGTGGTGCTCGGAACGGGCGGATACGGAAACGTATTCAACCTCTCCACCTACGCTCGCCAGTCGAACGTCACGGCTGCATGGCGCGCTCACCGCAAGGGAGCCGCCTTTGCGAATCCCTGTTACACGCAGATTCACCCGACCTGTATTCCGGTGTCCGGCGACTATCAGTCCAAGCTCACGCTCATGTCGGAGTCGCTTCGCAACGATGGTCGTATTTGGGCTCCCAAGAAGAAGGGCGACAAGCGTCCGCCGAGTCAGATTCCAGAAGACGAACGCGACTACTATCTCGAGCGCAAGTATCCAAGTTTTGGTAACTTGGCTCCGCGCGACATCTCCTCGCGTGCTGCTAAGGAAGCGTGCGACGACGGTCGCGGCGTAGGCGAAACGGGACTTGGGGTGTATCTAGATTTCAGTGACGCCATCAAGCGTCTAGGAGCTGATACGATCAAAGAGCGCTACGGAAACCTTTTCGACATCTACAAGGAGATCACCGACGAGAGTGCGTACGAGGTGCCGATGCGTATCTACCCTGCGGTCCACTACACCATGGGCGGACTCTGGGTTGACTACAATTTGATGAGCAACCTCGAAGGCCTCTTCGTGATGGGTGAAGCAAACTTCTCCGATCACGGCGCAAATCGTCTTGGAGCTTCCGCTCTCATGCAGGGACTTGCGGACGGGTACTTCGTTCTCCCGTATACGATTCCTCACTACCTCGCAAACTTGACAGCCTCCTCGGCTCCATCGACGGATGATCAGGAGTTCGTCAAGGCTGAGGAAGCGGTGAAGGAACGTACTGAGAAGTTGCTGGCCAACAACGGCAAGCAATCGGTTAAGAGCTTCCACAAGCGCCTCGGCAACATCATGTGGGATCACTGCGGCATGGCCCGCACCAAGGAAAAGCTCGAAGAAGCGATCAAGCTCATTCCCGAACTCCGCAAGGAATTCTGGGCAGACGTGCGCGTTCCGGGCGAAGGCAAGGAGCTCAACCAGTCGCTAGAAAGCGCAGGCCGGGTAGGCGACTTCCTCGAGCTCGGCGAGCTGATGTGTCGCGACGCTCTCACTCGCGAAGAGTCGTGCGGTGGTCATTTCCGAGAGGAGCACCAGTACGAGGACGGCGAGGCCAAGCGTGACGACGAAAATTTCGCTCACGTGGCTGCTTGGGAATACAAGGGAGAGGACCAGGAGCCGGTCCGCCACACCGAGCAGCTCGTGTACGAGTCGGTCAAGTTCGCTACTCGCAGCTATAAGTAA